Below is a window of Micromonospora chersina DNA.
CCTCGGTCACCACGACCCGGGCGCCCTGGCCGCGCAGCGACTCGGCGCAGCCCTTGCCCACGTCGCCGTAGCCCATGACGACCGCCATCTTGCCGCCGATCAGCACGTCGGTGGCGCGGTTGATGCCGTCGATGAGCGAGTGGCGGCAGCCGTACTTGTTGTCGAACTTGCTCTTGGTCACCGAGTCGTTGACGTTGATGGCCGGGAAGAGCAGGGTGCCGGCGCGGTGCATCTCGTAGAGCCGGTGCACGCCGGTGGTGGTCTCCTCGGTCACGCCCTTGATGCCGGCGGCGATCCGGGTCCAGCGCTGGCCGTCCTCGGCGAGCGAGCGGTGCAGCAGCTGGAGGATGACCGCGTACTCCTCCGAGTCGGCGGACTCGACCGGCGGCACGACGCCGGCCTTCTCGAACTCGGCGCCCTTGTGCACGAGCAGGGTGGCGTCGCCGCCGTCGTCGAGGATCATGTTCGGGCCCTGCCCGTCGGGCCAGGTGAGCACCTGCTCGGTGCACCACCAGTACTCCTCCAGGCTCTCGCCCTTCCAGGCGTAGACCGGGACGCCGGCCGGGGCCTCGGGGGTCCCGTCCGGGCCGACGACGATCGCGGCGGCGGCGTGGTCCTGGGTGGAGAAGATGTTGCAGGACGCCCAGCGGACCTGCGCGCCGAGCGCGACCAGGGTCTCGATCAGGACGGCGGTCTGGATGGTCATGTGCAGCGAGCCGGTGATGCGGGCGCCGGCGAGCGGCTGGGCCTCGGCGAACTCGCGCCGGATCGCCATCAGGCCGGGCATCTCGTGCTCGGCGAGCCGGATCTCCTTACGCCCGAACGCGGCGAGCGACAGATCCGCCACCTTGTAGTCGCCCTCGGCGAGGGTGCTCGGCCGGGCTCCGGACGACGCGCCACGGGGGGCCGCCGGGAGGGTGCTGGTCATGGAAGCTCCTGTCGAACGATGACTGCGCAGCCTTCCACCTTACGCGCGTGGACTTCTTCTCCCGTGCCCGGTTGACCGACGGGGCGGCGGCCCGGTCGGCGGACAGCGCACGGGGCGGTCGGTCGTGAACGGACTTTCCGCTCACGGCCCGGCCGCCCCGTGCATCCCCCCGGTTTGGTTCCCCCGCGCGTTACCGGACCTTCGTCGCGACAACGCTGCGTACCCATAGAGTCACACCAGGTCAGGACCGCGTCAAGCCATTTCGGGAAAGTCGGACTTGGGCGAGGCTGAGCCGCCGCGTAGCGCTCCGGTCAGCGCAGTCCGGAGGTGGCGACGAACGCCACGCCGGCCCCACCGAGCACGAGCGGCCCGCCGGCCGCGGTGCCGATCGCCGCCTGGCCGGCAGCCAGGGTGACGGTCCCCACCCCGTCGGCAACGGTGACCTCACCGGCGCGGCACAGCACCACCCGCGGGCCAGGGACGTCCAACCGTGCCGCCGGGCCGCCGGCGGTCACCTCGACCCGGTGCAGCGCGAAGTCGTCCACGGGCACCAGCCAGGTCACCACCCCGGGCGCCACCTGCTCCGGCCGGACCACCGGCTCGTCGAGCACCTCGAAACGCAGCACCCGCAGCAGCTCGTCCACGTCCACCCGCTTCGGGGTGAGCCCGCCGCGCAGCACGTTGTCGCTGGCCGCCATGATCTCCACGCCGGTGCCCCGCAGGTAGGCGTGCAGGTTGCCGGCCGGCATCCAGATCGCCTCGCCCGGCGCCAGCCGGACGTGGTGCAGCAGCAACGCCACCACCACACCCGGGTCGGCCGGGTAGTCGACCGCCAGCGCCCGGGCCAGCCCGGCGTCCGGACCGGCGGCCTCCGCCGCCAGCACGTCCGCCACCAGCCCGGCACGCTCCGCCTCCGGCCAGCTCAACAGCAGGCGTACGGCCTCCCGCAGCCCTTCCGGCCCGGTCCGCAGCGCCGCCACCACGGGCTCCAGCGCCGGTACGCCGAATGCCGCGATGGCCGCCGCCGACTCCGCCGGATCCCGGAACCCGCAGAGCGCCTCGAACTCCGAGAGCGCGACCAGCAGCTCCGGCTTGTGGTACGGGTCCACGTAGTTGACCCGGCCGGTGTCGGCGGCATAGCCGGCCCGGGCCTGCTCGGCGTCCGGGTGGGCCTGGAGGCTCAGCGGGGCGTCCGCCGCCAGGACCTTCAACAGGAACGGCAACCGGGTGCCGAACCGGCCGACCAGGCGCTCGCCCAGCCAGTGCTCCGGCTCCCCGACCAGCAGTTCGGTGAGGCTGACCGGGTTGCCGTCGCGGTCCACCGTGGCCGGCGCGCCCGGGTGGGCGCCCAGCCACAGCTCGGCCTCCGGCCCGGCGCTCGGCACCGGCCGCCCCTGCAACTCGGCGAT
It encodes the following:
- the ahcY gene encoding adenosylhomocysteinase produces the protein MTSTLPAAPRGASSGARPSTLAEGDYKVADLSLAAFGRKEIRLAEHEMPGLMAIRREFAEAQPLAGARITGSLHMTIQTAVLIETLVALGAQVRWASCNIFSTQDHAAAAIVVGPDGTPEAPAGVPVYAWKGESLEEYWWCTEQVLTWPDGQGPNMILDDGGDATLLVHKGAEFEKAGVVPPVESADSEEYAVILQLLHRSLAEDGQRWTRIAAGIKGVTEETTTGVHRLYEMHRAGTLLFPAINVNDSVTKSKFDNKYGCRHSLIDGINRATDVLIGGKMAVVMGYGDVGKGCAESLRGQGARVVVTEVDPICALQAAMDGYQVATLDDVVEQADIFITATGCFNVITHEQMARMKHQAIVGNIGHFDNEIDMAGLAKRSDVTRENIKPQVDVWRFDDGHAIIVLSEGRLLNLGNATGHPSFVMSNSFANQTIAQIELYTKTDEYPVGVYVLPKHLDEKVARLHLDALGAKLSTLTKEQAAYLGVSQEGPFKPEHYRY
- the manA gene encoding mannose-6-phosphate isomerase, class I, translated to MELLQGRIRDYAWGSRTAIAELQGRPVPSAGPEAELWLGAHPGAPATVDRDGNPVSLTELLVGEPEHWLGERLVGRFGTRLPFLLKVLAADAPLSLQAHPDAEQARAGYAADTGRVNYVDPYHKPELLVALSEFEALCGFRDPAESAAAIAAFGVPALEPVVAALRTGPEGLREAVRLLLSWPEAERAGLVADVLAAEAAGPDAGLARALAVDYPADPGVVVALLLHHVRLAPGEAIWMPAGNLHAYLRGTGVEIMAASDNVLRGGLTPKRVDVDELLRVLRFEVLDEPVVRPEQVAPGVVTWLVPVDDFALHRVEVTAGGPAARLDVPGPRVVLCRAGEVTVADGVGTVTLAAGQAAIGTAAGGPLVLGGAGVAFVATSGLR